A single Lancefieldella parvula DSM 20469 DNA region contains:
- a CDS encoding undecaprenyl-diphosphate phosphatase produces the protein MESAILWIEALKSALFGVVEGITEWLPISSTGHMLLLNQFLPLNVSEDFWNMFLVVIQLGAILAVCVGFFHKLNPFSPKKSKEEKRSTWKLWAKVVVSCVPAAAIGLPLNDFIEEHLGSPFVIAATLIFYGIIFILLELHREKVAATVKVEAPRGKHMRPDAGASLKASSADDLARVKDIDNLDWKTALGIGVFQVLAIVPGTSRSGATILGGLALGCSRAVAAEFTFFLAIPTMAGASALRLVRYFMKGNTFTTPEALILSVGCLVAFIVSLIMVRALMGYVRKHDFKPFGVYRIILGIAVIAYFLLVK, from the coding sequence GTGGAGTCAGCAATTTTATGGATTGAAGCGCTTAAATCAGCGTTGTTTGGCGTAGTTGAGGGTATTACCGAGTGGCTACCTATCTCATCAACAGGTCATATGTTGCTGCTTAATCAGTTTCTACCACTCAACGTCTCTGAAGATTTTTGGAATATGTTTCTGGTAGTTATTCAGCTTGGCGCAATTCTTGCTGTTTGTGTAGGATTCTTCCACAAGCTCAATCCCTTCTCGCCAAAGAAATCTAAGGAAGAGAAGCGTTCTACCTGGAAGCTCTGGGCAAAAGTGGTGGTTAGTTGCGTTCCTGCTGCAGCGATTGGCCTGCCGCTCAACGATTTTATTGAAGAGCACCTTGGAAGTCCTTTTGTTATCGCCGCAACTCTTATCTTTTACGGCATTATTTTTATTTTGCTTGAGCTACATCGCGAGAAGGTCGCCGCAACGGTAAAGGTTGAGGCACCTCGCGGAAAGCACATGCGTCCAGATGCTGGCGCATCCCTTAAGGCTTCTTCTGCCGACGATCTTGCTCGTGTAAAAGATATTGATAATCTGGACTGGAAGACCGCGCTTGGTATCGGCGTTTTCCAGGTACTTGCAATTGTTCCAGGTACTTCGAGGTCTGGCGCAACTATTCTTGGCGGTTTGGCGCTTGGTTGCTCTAGAGCAGTTGCCGCTGAGTTTACGTTCTTCTTGGCCATTCCAACTATGGCTGGCGCTTCTGCTTTAAGGCTTGTGCGCTACTTTATGAAGGGAAATACTTTCACTACTCCTGAGGCACTTATTTTGAGTGTTGGTTGCCTAGTTGCCTTTATCGTGTCTCTTATTATGGTTCGTGCGCTCATGGGATATGTCCGCAAGCACGATTTCAAGCCTTTTGGTGTTTACCGAATTATCTTGGGTATTGCTGTGATTGCATATTTTCTGTTGGTTAAGTAG
- a CDS encoding insulinase family protein, with amino-acid sequence MTSKYLQMDSAFSVGTLHAEDKSFEIISAEWVNEISGYAYIFKHVPTGGRLMWFACDDDNRSFAIAFKTPPVDHTGVFHILEHSVLCGSDAYPVKEPFVNLLKTSMQTFLNAMTYPDKTVYPVASTNVADLENLMSVYLDAVLHPAIYKRKRIFEQEGWHLEADDQGNLSYNGVVFNEMKGALSNPDRVLYDSVSEALFPDTAYGKESGGKPRAIPKLTYENFLDAHARHYDLSNSYTFLYGDLDCERELSFIAQRFAAAEKRDAGAPNPLNLQTPVLPKPCQIHMNTTADNSSVGLGYVLGTPDQRNKMMAADILFDTLMGSNESPLKRAILDAELGDDFSYYLSDDLAQPMLFLQLKGLKKGAAQKFRELVESTCQKIATEGINQKKLSASIALAEFNLRENDQPYSNGIEYTLRSLSSWLYDDARPLDYIRYEDAIAYVKELAAQRGFEKLLLELICNSKHAAQVELVPTDEGDAQEEATELEQLRSTLTDKDVEKIRAEVEALRLEQETPDAPEDLAKLPSLSLSDIGAGRERPAGFEVKAPLPCVAHELDTHGIDYVYHYFDLTHAVTFEELPLVGVLAEVLGKLDTAAHTASELDILIESNLGHLSFFTDIYDQDTLDQAYPAFIVAASALTEKTEELASIPSEVWSSTRFDDLNRLKNILTQRRIAQEQYFVGAGHTAAQNKALTSYSAASRVNDALAGVGFYEYLKNLLSNWNQRAPQLAKDLDALTHKIFRVDNVTVSFTGSMQSRDAFWKVAGDLNLKKSNESQADSARSTLVVPEGKLQRVAYIIPSNVSYVGLSYPNVAHATNEQQGDWLIATKVLGLDYLWNEVRVKGGAYGVMFRNSIAGLQSFVSYRDPSLDATLDRYVGAGSWLSKWTPDQDEFEGYVVASVAGVDAPVPARMLARRQDIEYFNHRDPERLLKLREKILHAQVEDIKELGNTIPQSHDDLSVVVFGAKDAIEASKLDLKVVDLFGDQVN; translated from the coding sequence ATGACATCCAAATATTTACAGATGGACAGCGCGTTTTCTGTTGGCACGCTTCATGCAGAAGACAAAAGCTTTGAGATAATCTCGGCTGAGTGGGTTAACGAGATTTCTGGCTATGCATACATTTTCAAGCACGTTCCCACGGGCGGACGCCTTATGTGGTTTGCCTGTGACGACGACAATCGCTCATTTGCTATTGCGTTTAAGACACCTCCTGTAGATCACACGGGCGTCTTCCACATCCTGGAGCACTCGGTTCTCTGCGGATCCGATGCCTATCCTGTTAAGGAGCCTTTTGTTAACCTGCTCAAAACCTCTATGCAGACATTCTTGAACGCGATGACCTACCCTGACAAAACGGTTTACCCTGTGGCTAGCACTAACGTAGCTGACCTGGAAAACCTTATGAGTGTGTACCTAGACGCCGTCTTGCACCCTGCAATCTATAAACGCAAGCGCATCTTTGAACAGGAAGGCTGGCACCTAGAGGCTGATGACCAGGGAAATCTGAGTTATAACGGTGTTGTCTTTAACGAGATGAAAGGCGCACTCTCTAATCCTGATCGCGTGCTCTATGATTCTGTCAGCGAAGCTCTCTTCCCTGACACTGCCTACGGTAAAGAGTCCGGCGGCAAGCCTCGCGCAATCCCTAAGCTCACCTACGAGAACTTCCTGGACGCCCACGCTCGCCACTATGACCTCTCTAACAGCTACACCTTCCTCTATGGCGATCTTGATTGCGAGCGTGAGCTCTCTTTTATTGCCCAGAGGTTTGCAGCTGCCGAGAAACGCGATGCAGGTGCTCCAAATCCGCTTAACCTACAGACACCCGTGCTGCCCAAGCCTTGCCAGATCCACATGAACACCACAGCCGACAACTCCAGCGTTGGCCTAGGCTACGTACTTGGAACACCAGACCAGCGCAACAAAATGATGGCAGCAGATATCCTGTTTGATACCCTCATGGGCTCCAATGAATCTCCGCTCAAACGCGCAATTCTTGACGCAGAGCTAGGTGATGATTTTAGCTACTACCTTTCCGATGATCTTGCACAACCTATGCTCTTCTTGCAGCTCAAAGGTCTTAAAAAGGGTGCAGCTCAAAAGTTCCGTGAGCTTGTAGAATCAACCTGCCAAAAAATTGCTACCGAAGGCATTAATCAAAAGAAGCTCAGCGCTTCCATTGCACTTGCAGAGTTTAACCTGCGCGAAAATGATCAGCCTTACTCAAACGGTATTGAATACACGCTGCGTTCGCTTTCAAGCTGGCTCTACGACGATGCGCGCCCTCTAGACTACATCCGCTACGAGGACGCCATTGCTTACGTCAAAGAACTTGCAGCTCAAAGGGGCTTTGAGAAGCTGCTGCTAGAGCTTATCTGCAATAGCAAACATGCAGCTCAGGTCGAGCTTGTTCCCACAGACGAGGGAGATGCCCAAGAAGAAGCCACCGAGCTGGAACAGCTTCGCTCCACACTTACCGATAAAGACGTCGAGAAGATTCGTGCAGAAGTTGAGGCGCTCCGTCTGGAGCAAGAAACACCTGACGCTCCAGAAGATCTTGCCAAGCTTCCGTCCCTCTCGCTCAGTGATATTGGTGCAGGTAGAGAGCGCCCTGCTGGCTTTGAAGTTAAGGCTCCCCTGCCTTGCGTTGCACACGAGCTGGACACTCACGGCATTGACTACGTCTACCATTATTTTGATTTGACTCACGCGGTTACCTTTGAGGAACTGCCGCTTGTTGGTGTTCTTGCTGAGGTACTGGGCAAGCTTGATACAGCTGCTCACACTGCATCTGAGCTGGATATTCTTATTGAGAGCAACCTTGGTCATCTCTCGTTCTTCACAGATATCTACGATCAAGACACACTTGACCAGGCATACCCTGCTTTTATTGTTGCAGCTAGTGCACTCACCGAGAAAACCGAAGAACTTGCAAGCATTCCTTCTGAGGTCTGGTCCAGCACGCGTTTTGATGACCTAAACCGTCTAAAAAACATCCTGACTCAGCGTCGTATTGCGCAAGAGCAGTACTTTGTAGGTGCTGGTCATACAGCTGCGCAAAATAAGGCTTTGACCTCGTATTCTGCCGCTAGTCGCGTAAATGATGCGCTGGCGGGTGTTGGCTTCTACGAGTACCTAAAAAACCTGCTTTCCAACTGGAATCAGCGTGCTCCTCAGCTTGCAAAAGACTTAGATGCACTAACCCACAAAATTTTCCGCGTAGATAACGTTACCGTCAGCTTTACTGGCTCCATGCAAAGTCGAGACGCATTCTGGAAAGTGGCAGGAGATCTCAACCTCAAGAAAAGTAATGAATCGCAAGCCGACAGCGCAAGGTCAACGCTTGTTGTCCCTGAGGGCAAACTACAGCGCGTGGCATATATCATTCCATCAAATGTCTCTTATGTTGGTCTCTCCTATCCAAACGTTGCCCATGCAACCAATGAACAGCAGGGTGACTGGCTTATTGCTACCAAAGTTTTGGGCCTTGACTACCTGTGGAACGAGGTCCGCGTCAAGGGCGGCGCTTATGGCGTCATGTTCAGAAACTCCATCGCTGGCTTGCAGAGCTTTGTCTCCTATCGAGATCCCTCGCTTGATGCAACCCTTGACCGCTATGTTGGTGCGGGTAGTTGGCTCTCTAAATGGACTCCAGACCAGGACGAGTTTGAGGGCTACGTAGTTGCCTCTGTTGCTGGCGTTGACGCTCCTGTTCCCGCTCGTATGCTTGCTCGCAGACAGGACATTGAATACTTCAACCATCGTGATCCAGAGCGTCTTCTTAAACTTCGCGAGAAGATCCTTCACGCCCAGGTTGAAGACATCAAAGAGCTAGGAAACACTATACCTCAAAGCCATGATGACCTCTCGGTTGTTGTCTTTGGTGCAAAAGACGCCATTGAAGCTTCCAAGCTTGATCTTAAGGTTGTTGACCTCTTTGGCGATCAGGTGAATTAA
- a CDS encoding ABC transporter ATP-binding protein/permease, protein MLELKGISKRYNTGGFEQIAMDHISVAFRDNEFVAVLGPSGSGKTTMLNVIGGLDRFDSGDLLVDGISTKEFKERDWDTYRNNRIGFVFQSYNLIPHQSVVSNVELALTLSGVSKAERHERALEALDKVGLKEHANKRPNQLSGGQMQRVAIARALVNDPEILLADEPTGALDSSTSVQVMDLLKEVAQDRLVIMVTHNPELAHQYATRIVELADGQITADSDPFDVASVARREAKPSRKTSMSLLTALGLSFNNLMTKKGRTLMTAFAGSIGIIGIAAILALANGTNEYIKKIEEDTLSMYPLTISEQAVNISSFISGSGSSSDSADSQGQSVQSEMTQNQKNAEAAKLENQPAEGAIPTNNRLGMRAESIGSNDLTSLKAFLDKNGDDINTYASAITYGYSVSPFIYLPAGADSNSSDPVQVQPDVTFSKVSPKIPSYNPLASFVSTTLFNELPDNPSIYEDSYTVRAGRWPTAWNEAVLVLRPNGTIDDFLEYTLGLRDYAGLRSTVDKIANGESGTIEESNSRYTYEQLMSPTFKLVMPNQRYVWDGNLGVWTDKSDDQTYMNDLISNAPDLHIVGVVQAKDPTTTGALSEGIYYTPQLTQKMISDAKASPIVQDQMNRPDVDVFTGKTFEDEKNGQTSEGLSIGSLISVDSNVLSSAFNFNPQALSFSSINLSGLDMSSLDLSDVQLPAFDPSQLNLSDSDVLSSVTSSLDPSALAAAFPELSAADIQQILSGITVNFKPGGQAAISSLMGTIALGWNSWSAANPGKTMADYLATDQVRTQIVNTVSSAIDTDDLQKQLVTALANKLGTNPDLPSVQAEVSQRLMSAYQSQIASALSAAITRAMSAYVQSALTSVMTQVASRMQNQIAGALNSAMQGVMANMSNAMQIDKATLASAFKLNADPSQLTAIAASMLRAKPATYESNLTKMGYADLNKPTSINIYPKDFASKEKIVEILNKYNADAKAAGEESKVVTYTDLVGALMSSVTLIVDMISAMLIAFVSISLVVSSIMIGIITFISVLERKKEIGILRSIGASRRDIANVFNAETFIEGLISGVMGIAITQMLILPANAVVKAMFNVDNLVVLPLNGALILIMISVVLTLLAGLIPAGRAAKSDPVQALRSE, encoded by the coding sequence GTGCTTGAACTCAAAGGTATTTCAAAACGTTATAACACTGGCGGATTTGAACAAATTGCAATGGATCACATTTCCGTTGCATTTAGAGATAACGAGTTTGTAGCAGTTCTTGGCCCTTCGGGCTCAGGTAAGACTACTATGCTTAATGTTATTGGCGGTCTTGATCGCTTTGATTCTGGAGATTTGCTGGTAGATGGCATTTCTACAAAGGAATTTAAAGAGCGTGACTGGGATACGTATAGAAACAACCGCATTGGTTTTGTATTCCAGAGTTATAACCTTATTCCGCACCAAAGTGTTGTTAGCAATGTTGAGCTTGCGTTGACGCTCTCTGGTGTTTCTAAGGCAGAGCGTCATGAACGTGCGCTTGAAGCGCTTGATAAGGTTGGCCTAAAAGAGCATGCAAATAAGCGTCCAAATCAGCTTTCTGGTGGACAGATGCAGCGTGTGGCTATTGCTCGTGCGTTGGTAAATGATCCAGAGATTCTACTGGCAGATGAGCCAACAGGTGCTCTTGACTCTTCAACGTCTGTACAAGTTATGGATCTGCTCAAAGAGGTAGCACAGGACCGTCTGGTCATCATGGTTACCCATAACCCTGAGTTAGCTCATCAGTATGCAACTCGTATTGTTGAGCTGGCAGATGGTCAGATAACTGCTGACTCAGATCCATTTGATGTTGCAAGCGTTGCTCGTCGAGAAGCTAAGCCTTCTCGTAAAACCTCCATGTCGCTTTTAACTGCATTGGGTCTCTCGTTTAATAACCTTATGACCAAAAAGGGTCGTACGCTTATGACGGCGTTTGCGGGTTCTATTGGCATTATTGGTATTGCGGCAATTCTGGCGCTAGCAAATGGAACAAACGAATATATTAAAAAGATTGAGGAGGATACGCTTTCAATGTATCCTCTGACTATCTCTGAGCAGGCTGTTAATATTTCTTCGTTTATATCGGGAAGTGGAAGTAGTTCTGACTCGGCTGACTCTCAAGGTCAAAGTGTCCAGAGTGAGATGACACAGAATCAGAAAAATGCAGAAGCTGCAAAGTTAGAAAATCAGCCTGCTGAAGGTGCTATCCCTACAAATAACAGACTGGGAATGCGGGCGGAAAGTATTGGTTCTAATGATTTGACCAGCCTGAAGGCATTTCTCGACAAAAATGGTGATGACATTAATACGTATGCCAGCGCTATTACGTATGGTTATTCTGTCAGTCCCTTTATTTACCTGCCCGCAGGTGCTGATTCCAACTCTTCTGATCCTGTTCAGGTTCAGCCAGACGTTACCTTTTCCAAGGTATCTCCTAAGATTCCGTCATATAATCCGCTTGCTTCTTTTGTGAGTACTACACTTTTTAATGAGCTTCCGGATAATCCTTCTATTTACGAAGATAGCTACACTGTTCGTGCTGGTAGATGGCCCACTGCTTGGAATGAAGCTGTTTTGGTATTGCGTCCAAATGGCACCATAGATGACTTTTTGGAGTACACACTTGGCCTACGTGACTATGCTGGTCTGCGCTCTACCGTTGATAAAATTGCAAATGGAGAATCCGGCACTATTGAAGAGTCCAATAGCAGGTACACCTACGAACAGCTGATGTCCCCAACGTTTAAGCTGGTTATGCCCAATCAACGTTATGTATGGGACGGTAATCTTGGTGTCTGGACGGATAAGTCCGACGATCAGACGTACATGAATGATCTCATTTCCAATGCGCCTGACCTGCATATTGTTGGTGTTGTTCAGGCAAAAGATCCAACAACTACAGGAGCGCTTTCTGAAGGTATTTACTACACGCCGCAACTGACTCAGAAGATGATTTCTGACGCAAAAGCTTCTCCTATTGTTCAGGATCAGATGAATCGCCCAGATGTTGATGTTTTCACAGGTAAGACCTTTGAGGACGAGAAGAACGGTCAAACTTCAGAGGGACTTTCAATTGGTTCCCTCATTTCCGTTGATTCAAATGTGCTGTCTTCGGCGTTTAACTTTAATCCACAAGCATTGAGCTTCTCGTCAATTAATCTGTCCGGTTTGGATATGTCCTCGCTTGACCTTTCTGACGTGCAGTTACCTGCTTTTGATCCCTCGCAGCTTAATCTGTCTGATAGCGATGTTCTGTCTTCCGTCACATCTTCACTTGATCCATCTGCGTTAGCCGCAGCTTTCCCAGAGCTCTCCGCAGCAGACATTCAGCAGATTCTTTCTGGCATTACCGTTAACTTCAAACCAGGCGGACAGGCTGCTATTTCTTCTCTCATGGGTACTATTGCTCTTGGTTGGAATTCTTGGAGCGCAGCTAATCCTGGTAAGACCATGGCTGACTATCTTGCCACAGATCAGGTACGCACTCAGATTGTGAACACTGTTTCTTCTGCGATTGATACTGATGATTTGCAGAAACAGTTGGTTACTGCTTTGGCAAATAAGTTGGGCACCAATCCAGACCTTCCAAGTGTCCAAGCTGAGGTTTCTCAGCGACTTATGAGCGCGTATCAATCACAGATTGCAAGTGCACTTTCTGCAGCTATTACGCGTGCTATGAGTGCTTACGTGCAGTCCGCGCTAACCAGTGTAATGACTCAAGTGGCCTCGAGAATGCAAAATCAGATTGCAGGCGCTTTAAATTCAGCTATGCAGGGCGTTATGGCAAATATGTCCAATGCCATGCAGATAGATAAAGCAACGCTGGCAAGTGCTTTTAAGCTCAATGCTGATCCGTCGCAGCTGACAGCCATTGCTGCGTCAATGCTTAGAGCGAAACCTGCTACGTATGAGTCAAATCTTACCAAGATGGGATATGCGGACCTTAATAAGCCCACGTCAATTAATATTTATCCTAAAGATTTTGCAAGCAAAGAGAAGATTGTTGAAATTCTTAACAAGTATAATGCGGATGCAAAAGCTGCTGGCGAAGAGTCTAAGGTGGTTACGTATACCGATCTTGTTGGCGCTCTGATGAGTTCCGTCACGCTGATTGTTGACATGATCTCGGCGATGCTGATTGCATTTGTATCTATCTCGCTTGTTGTTTCTAGCATAATGATTGGCATTATTACGTTTATCTCGGTGCTTGAGCGCAAAAAGGAGATTGGTATCTTGCGTTCTATTGGTGCTTCCAGGCGAGATATTGCCAATGTATTTAACGCAGAGACGTTTATTGAAGGTCTTATTTCTGGTGTTATGGGTATTGCCATTACACAGATGCTTATTTTGCCCGCAAATGCCGTGGTAAAAGCTATGTTTAACGTAGATAATTTGGTTGTTTTGCCACTTAACGGTGCACTCATTTTGATTATGATTAGTGTTGTGCTGACGCTTCTTGCAGGTCTTATTCCTGCAGGTAGAGCAGCTAAGTCTGATCCAGTTCAGGCGCTTAGAAGCGAGTAG
- a CDS encoding DMT family transporter, whose product MEPSKITDGAKTAVEDEVLGSDDAEITPDNKKKIYRGMLFVLIGGASWGAFGTAAKYLLDTYHVDPMWLIDIRELCACWLFLGTAFAFDRKNLMTVIRQPKELAKIFVVSLFAILFSQVAYIYAVNATNSGTATIMQSLGMLGVLAFVCVVGRRWPRRREILGIVLALIGTYLLVTGGNPGKLNLPTAGIFWGVMCAFAQAALSILPKPLMEKWGSFTVNGLAFLFSGMLIAVFYQPWNHMPQLDAFGVLLVVIGVFVGTFLAYGLYLQGVKDAGSLRAVLLGTVEPLMATITTVLVLGTTFSIADLIGFALILAMVVLTA is encoded by the coding sequence GTGGAGCCCTCTAAAATCACAGACGGTGCAAAGACTGCAGTAGAAGATGAAGTACTTGGCAGCGATGATGCTGAAATAACACCTGATAACAAAAAGAAAATTTACCGAGGAATGTTGTTTGTCCTGATTGGAGGGGCTTCCTGGGGTGCATTTGGAACAGCTGCAAAATATCTGTTAGATACCTATCACGTTGATCCGATGTGGTTGATTGATATTCGTGAGCTTTGTGCCTGCTGGTTATTCTTGGGAACTGCTTTTGCGTTTGATAGAAAAAATCTCATGACCGTTATTAGGCAGCCAAAAGAGCTGGCAAAGATTTTTGTGGTTAGTTTGTTTGCTATTCTTTTCTCTCAAGTTGCTTATATTTATGCAGTTAATGCTACTAATTCTGGAACTGCAACCATCATGCAGTCGTTGGGCATGTTGGGCGTTTTGGCCTTTGTCTGCGTGGTTGGCAGGCGTTGGCCTCGACGCCGTGAGATTCTTGGCATTGTTTTGGCGCTTATTGGCACCTATCTTTTGGTAACAGGAGGAAATCCTGGCAAGCTCAACCTGCCAACTGCAGGTATTTTCTGGGGTGTTATGTGTGCTTTTGCTCAGGCAGCTCTTTCTATTTTACCCAAGCCTCTGATGGAGAAGTGGGGTAGCTTTACTGTTAACGGATTAGCGTTTCTGTTTTCTGGCATGCTTATTGCCGTGTTTTATCAGCCTTGGAATCATATGCCTCAACTGGACGCCTTTGGCGTCTTGCTCGTAGTTATTGGTGTGTTTGTGGGAACCTTTTTGGCGTACGGCCTCTACCTGCAGGGCGTTAAGGATGCAGGTTCGCTCAGAGCTGTCCTTCTTGGTACTGTCGAGCCCCTTATGGCAACTATTACCACGGTATTGGTGCTTGGAACCACCTTTAGCATCGCCGACCTTATCGGTTTTGCTCTCATTCTTGCGATGGTCGTGCTCACCGCTTAG
- a CDS encoding coiled-coil domain-containing protein, translating to MNNHMRHRRLPSCSSLMTALLATVLVVNTFLFGVSKAQAETLEELQAKVEQTNSDYDAANQRVAELQKQIADNEARIAEIEQQLPEQRIRAAESIRAMYRMQQGSMGIIDLLLSADNFNDLIAVVQYLEIIQNKNSDAINHLVDLSKELSNTQSSLNAQMAEAEEQKKAAEDAMNEAIATREKLQAEQAQQAAAEAAAAAEALKEASAESTFTNASGNTTEVTTPSTPSAENVDWSSDKTNFVSSWGARIDAYLSGSPLAGYGSTFAEAAWAYGVDPRFSPAISAVESTKGRYNFLSYNAWGWGSESWSSWEEAIWDHTAGLAAGYGGRLSVSGAAKYNPANPNGWYSAVLTQMELI from the coding sequence TTGAACAACCATATGCGTCACAGACGCTTACCTTCATGCTCTAGCCTTATGACAGCACTTCTCGCAACAGTGCTTGTTGTTAATACCTTTTTGTTTGGCGTCTCAAAGGCTCAAGCAGAGACTCTTGAAGAGCTCCAGGCCAAGGTAGAGCAGACAAATTCTGATTACGATGCTGCCAACCAGCGCGTAGCTGAACTGCAAAAACAGATTGCAGATAATGAGGCACGCATTGCAGAAATTGAACAGCAACTCCCAGAGCAGCGTATTAGAGCTGCAGAGTCTATTAGAGCTATGTACCGCATGCAGCAAGGCTCCATGGGAATTATTGATCTACTTTTATCAGCAGATAACTTTAATGATTTGATTGCTGTTGTTCAGTATCTTGAAATTATCCAAAACAAAAATTCAGATGCTATCAACCATCTGGTTGACCTAAGCAAAGAGCTTTCTAATACTCAGTCATCTTTAAATGCGCAGATGGCAGAGGCAGAAGAACAGAAGAAGGCTGCTGAGGATGCTATGAACGAAGCAATTGCAACAAGAGAGAAACTACAGGCAGAGCAAGCTCAACAAGCAGCAGCAGAAGCAGCCGCTGCTGCAGAAGCACTCAAAGAAGCTTCTGCTGAATCAACCTTTACCAATGCTTCTGGTAACACCACTGAGGTCACTACCCCATCAACTCCTTCAGCAGAAAATGTTGACTGGTCAAGCGATAAGACCAACTTTGTAAGCTCTTGGGGCGCGCGAATTGATGCATATCTTTCTGGCTCTCCTCTTGCCGGCTATGGTTCAACCTTTGCTGAGGCTGCATGGGCCTACGGTGTAGATCCACGTTTTTCACCTGCTATTTCTGCAGTTGAGAGTACAAAGGGAAGGTATAACTTCCTTTCCTACAACGCATGGGGTTGGGGTTCTGAAAGCTGGAGCAGCTGGGAAGAAGCTATTTGGGATCATACAGCTGGTCTTGCTGCTGGTTATGGCGGAAGGCTTTCTGTTTCTGGCGCTGCAAAGTACAACCCAGCAAATCCGAACGGCTGGTACTCTGCAGTTCTTACGCAGATGGAACTTATTTAA